One genomic window of Candidatus Stygibacter australis includes the following:
- a CDS encoding Dabb family protein encodes GNRKQNLRRAQQMLNEMATEIEGIIDIKIGINMGTGNDRSDLVLSVIFEHQAALDNYQKHPAHQKVKDFLGEVRYERRVIDYEVTE; translated from the coding sequence AGGGTAATAGAAAGCAGAACCTGCGACGTGCTCAGCAAATGCTGAATGAGATGGCTACAGAGATTGAGGGTATCATTGATATCAAGATCGGGATAAATATGGGAACGGGTAATGATCGCAGTGATCTCGTTTTATCAGTAATTTTTGAACACCAGGCTGCGTTAGACAATTATCAAAAGCATCCAGCCCATCAGAAAGTAAAAGATTTCCTGGGTGAAGTACGCTATGAACGCCGGGTGATCGACTACGAAGTAACAGAGTGA
- a CDS encoding KpsF/GutQ family sugar-phosphate isomerase: MDIKATIKEELTREADAISKAAQNISSSAEQAIDLLFNCTGKVVVTGMGKTGIIGRKIAATLASTGTTAIYLHPAEGIHGDLGMVQKGDVVIAISYSGNTSEVIQIIPYLHFNKIPIIAITGNLDSELAKNSQVVLDGSVPSDSEPFGLVPTCSTTVALALGDALAVALLRKRNFSEEDFARFHPGGTIGRKLLLKTRDLMHKGEEIPIVDSQAGLSTVVLEMTSKKLGCACVIDENGKLCGIVTDGDLRRLISKGVKELKQTAEEFMTPSPATISSDKLAVDALYLMEEQKITVLPVVDGSHIPVGIIHMHDLIQAGVVG; this comes from the coding sequence ATGGATATAAAGGCAACAATCAAAGAGGAATTAACCCGGGAAGCTGATGCTATCAGCAAGGCTGCACAAAATATCTCTAGCTCAGCTGAACAGGCAATTGATCTTCTTTTCAATTGCACTGGCAAAGTTGTAGTTACAGGAATGGGTAAGACAGGTATTATTGGCAGAAAGATAGCTGCTACACTGGCAAGTACCGGCACAACTGCTATTTATCTGCATCCTGCTGAAGGTATTCACGGAGACCTGGGGATGGTGCAAAAAGGTGATGTTGTGATCGCCATTTCTTATAGCGGTAATACCAGCGAAGTTATTCAGATAATTCCCTATCTGCATTTCAATAAAATCCCTATAATTGCCATTACAGGAAATCTTGATTCTGAGCTGGCAAAAAACTCCCAGGTAGTACTGGATGGATCAGTACCTTCTGATTCTGAACCTTTTGGTCTGGTGCCCACCTGCAGTACAACTGTGGCCCTGGCATTAGGTGATGCCCTGGCAGTGGCACTTCTTCGCAAGCGTAATTTCAGTGAAGAGGATTTTGCCCGTTTTCATCCAGGTGGGACAATAGGCAGAAAATTACTGCTCAAAACCCGTGATCTGATGCATAAGGGGGAAGAAATTCCTATCGTAGATTCACAAGCAGGACTGAGTACTGTCGTACTGGAAATGACCAGCAAGAAACTGGGATGCGCTTGCGTGATAGATGAAAACGGTAAATTATGCGGTATAGTGACAGATGGTGATCTCAGACGGCTTATCAGCAAGGGAGTGAAAGAACTGAAACAGACCGCAGAAGAATTTATGACTCCCAGTCCAGCTACGATCAGTTCAGATAAACTTGCCGTAGATGCCCTCTATCTGATGGAAGAGCAAAAGATAACTGTGCTGCCCGTAGTGGATGGATCACATATTCCCGTGGGAATTATCCACATGCACGATCTCATCCAGGCAGGAGTAGTAGGGTAG